In the genome of Variovorax sp. PAMC26660, the window CCATCGGCCAGACCAGCGAAACGCCGCGCGGCCAGCTCAAGGTGAGCGCGCCGGTCTGGTGTGCCACGCCGCGCTTTGCGCGCGTGCTGGCCGACTACCGCGAACGCTATCCGGAGGTGCTGGTCGACATGCACCTCGAAAACCGCAAGGTCGATCTCGCGGCCGACGGCTACGACCTTGCACTGCGCGCCACGCAGGAACTGTCGTCCGCGTTGATCGCCCGGCCGCTGTGCCGCGTGCCCTTCTACCTCGCGGGCACACCGGCGTACCTGAAGCGCGCGGGCGGCGACCCCGACCTGCCCGCCGACCTGGCGCGCTTTGGCGCCATCGTGCCCAGCTACGTGAACCTGGACAACCTCGCGCTCAAGGGGCCGGGCGGGCGGATGTTTCCGCTGCGCCTCACACCGGCCATGCGCTCCGACGACACCACGCTCACGCTGCATGCGGTGCGCGCCGGCATGGGCATCGCCTTCATGCCGCTGTGGCTGATCGACGACGACCTTGCGCAAGGCAAGCTGGTGCGGCTGCTGCCCGACTTCGATTCACCACCCGTCACGCTTTTTGCCGTGTACACGAGCCGGCAGTACATGTCGCCCAAGCTGCGTACTTTCATCGACTTCCTGAGCGAACGGCTGGGTGGCCTGCAACCA includes:
- a CDS encoding LysR family transcriptional regulator yields the protein MDQMTSLRVFREVVEAGSFVAAAGRLGMSPPMASKHVAQLEKSLGARLLHRSSRHLSLTEAGTAWYEQSRRALDLLDAAEAAIGQTSETPRGQLKVSAPVWCATPRFARVLADYRERYPEVLVDMHLENRKVDLAADGYDLALRATQELSSALIARPLCRVPFYLAGTPAYLKRAGGDPDLPADLARFGAIVPSYVNLDNLALKGPGGRMFPLRLTPAMRSDDTTLTLHAVRAGMGIAFMPLWLIDDDLAQGKLVRLLPDFDSPPVTLFAVYTSRQYMSPKLRTFIDFLSERLGGLQPKAAPRAVPAEEKARRP